The DNA window TCACACACATAACATTAGCGTAGTGTTATCTGTAGTTTTAGTAGTACAGCAGCACACTCTTATTCACTGACGAGACGATCACTAAGATCAAAGCAGAACACACACTTCAAAAGCACAGCAGCAAGTGATGGCAGTGAGCTACTTGTCCTtgggctcgccgtcgccggccttgACCTCGACGACGCGCGGCTTCTtgggctccggcggcggcttctTGTGCACGGTGACGGTGAGCACGCCGTCCTTGTACTCGGCGCGGACGCTGTCGAGGTCGGCACTCTCCGGCAGCGGGAACTTCCTCATGAACTTGCCCATCCGCCGCTCCATCCTCAGGTACTTCACCGCGTCCGCCGccttgccgtcgccggcgtcgccggggCGCTTGCGCTCGCCGCTGATGGTGAGCACGTTGCCCTCCTCGACCTGGACCCTGACGTCGGCGGGGCTGACGCCCGGCATGTCGACGGCGAGCACGAGCGCGCCGGAGGGGAGCTCCTTGACGTCCATGGGGGTGTTGGCCATGGCGCGGCGGTCGCGCACGTAGGCGCGCGTCGGCGGGTTCAGCTGCCGCTCCAGCTCGTCGGGGAGGtccagcagctgctgcagcaccgccgccgccgacgtcgggaacggctcgccgccgccgccgaccagcGAGAACTCCATCGGTCGACTCACCTGCCGCTGCAAATCCGGTTgaaaagggaagggaaggatATATCCGCTTGTTTGATCTCCCGTGCGCTCTGCCTGATCGCCGGAAGAAACTTATATAGTAATATAGGGAGAGGAGTGAAGAGTGTGGAGAGCAGTGGAAGGCTGAATTGCGGCGGGAGAGATGGAGAAGGCTTCGGGTGTTTCTCGTGGCTTCCGCACTCTCTgccgggtggggcccactgaCCGCAGCTGTAGCGCACGGAGCCATTAACTTTCCAAAGACGAGGTGGGCGAAGCAAGCGACGGACAGGCAGGCCGAAGGtgaggcggcgacgaagacgacgtGGGGAACGGCAGGCGGCGGAAACCCGAAGCTCCGGAGGTGGAGGGAGATCAGCGGCGTCCTCTCTCCTGCGGCGCACGCGTCGCGCGCCGGGCGAGACAGCGCGAGGCCAGCGCCtccacgcgcgcgcggcgaccCCCGCACATCCAGCCGCACACCGCGGATCCGACGGTCGAAAAATTTCGGGTGACGTGGCCACCCCAACGGGCCGTCTAGCCATTCAGCTTTCATATATCCACAAATGtcataatgtaaaatcaaattaagagCGCATGGTCGAGGCAGATGTAGCGGATCTCAACCTGAGTATGGCGGCGGCCAGCGGTGCCAAGGTGATGCGATTATATAGGATGGGAAAGAGGAATTGGGAATAAGACTCACTTTAGCacgtgaaaagaaaaaaaattgttatgtCACGTTAGATGCttgaccggatatcgaaagaagtttttagacacgaatgaaaaaacgaatttcatagctcgtctagaaaccgcgagacaaaaatcttttgatataattaatccgtcattagcgcacgttggttactgtagtatttatggctaatcatggactaattaggctcaaaatattcgtcacATGATTTTTCTCTAAccatgtaattattttttccatcattgtttaatgttttatttaggtctccaaaatttgaatggatatttttgggaaaaaaatttggaaactaaaacGAACCCTAAATACTACCCTAGCTTTATTGAAGGGCTAGACAATGTAGTACATCCATCCGTAcgtggttaaaaaatatagcttTTATAGATAAGGGCCAgttatcaaaatcaactattcTAGAATGTTgacaatatcaaaattttataggtaataaactaaactaaattttaccATCTTATAACATTACTGCTCCTTccgttatatattataagacattctaaatttgcctagattcatccagatatgaatatatatgttttgtaaatgtgtctagatttattagcacacaaaCGAATCTATACAagaccagaaagtcttataatatggaacgtaAGGAATGGTTATTTTGaaaagttatattcataaaactatgctaaaaaattgatatgttATTAAAGTAAACTAAACACAACTTATACATCTTGGCCTTGCCAAAATTACGATAAtgctaaatttaactttaccAATATATGATAAGCTTTATACGAGCAATAAAGTGAACATGTCCAGTTTAGTTGTTACCTACTGAAATATGAGTGCTACAGTTGATTTTGGTAACAACGGGACAGACCTAATGGTGTATTTGGTTGGCTGGACTTCCCTGGATGGGAGATGACCATCTAAttttttgatgtgtttggttcgtggacgaAGCTGGATAGGGTGGGATAGGAGAGgaatattttataaagatGCTGGATGGGTATATCCGGCCAAATTggctggatgagctcatccgcCTTCACTAACGGTGTTAATTAGTgtttgtttagtgataattagcgtgttttgttattaatcactaattaacaagtttaaattagtgttaattagtgatgatagatatatttcattgttaatttgtactaattaggataatatttatgttgattaattaatattaatatttattagtaattaaatatgctcattccatccatccatccatcatcatccatccaaccaaacaaaacattgAATCGTCCTATCCATTTAACCAAACATAAAGCTAGATCACCATGGATAGTTATATCCCGTCCCACCtacaaacacaccctaaatgCACTTGGGgctagggatgaaaatggtTCGGAATCTTTCTGGATTCCGGACCAGTTTTCGGAAACAGAAATCGTCGGTCGTAATTTTTTCGGAATTTATCGGAAACGGAAACAGATACGGTAAGGGCACTATCCGCCGGAAATCGGAACCGGTCAGAAactttttggaatttttctcAGAAACTTTCCGGAATTTTCTCGAAAACTTTCCAGATTTTTTCTGCAGGCCTATATGACATAAATCCACAATATCAGCTCAAATAGCTCAGCCACTTCAGCAAGTTAGGCTTAAGTCCttaatcaaaacatatatacgaACACTTTACTTTGCAACAACTTGTATGAtacatactttattttacaatatgataagtgaacttttataataatccGCGTGATTTGCTCTTTaccataataatttataatgagAGCCTTTATTTGGTATTTAGACAATCATTAACAAAGTGACATGTGAACTTGGTTGTAATGATAAAAAGTGGTATTGTTAGTtctaatgtttaaaatttttgatctactgttttagaaaaaaaattgagaactcGGTTTGGGAgtttttatattgtgataAATTTTCGTTACCGTATCCGTTCCGATTCGAATTCGCTCTGTTttcgtattcgataatattcaaTTCCGTTTTGTATCCGAGGTTTCCGATTTCGATTACGATTccgaaaaaatatgaaaatagaaaCGGTAAAGGTGGTTTCCGTCCGTTTCCAagccgttttcatccctactcGGGGCTTTGTTTGCCAAGCCGGGATTTCAGGGCATGTCACTTCGGTGGGCTGGGATCAAAGGAAAATCCGGTCTGTCCACGTGGATGGCCCGGAATTGAGGCTTTATacaaacaaggcctaagaaTCAACCTCTTTGCTAACTTGATCCAAGGTCTTATTTGAAGAGTTTCTTGTAATTGCAGTTTCTTTTATAATCTTGAGCATTAAAAATTGTTTAGCTTCTCACAGATATTATAAGAAGTTATATTTGTagaattcataaaataaagtaGAAGTCAAAAGTTGAGAAACCCAACTTTCTAGATTTTCATCAATTGGCTTCTCAAAAGTTTGCATTTTatagatttgatatgatatgaattgaaaaccaaaacaatgtTAATACGTACTACATCTATTTCAAGATATAACTATGTGCTTATACATAGAATATCTAGATTTGTAGcaaaaaatacttatgtttTTAGAACAGATTGAATACTACTATTGATATCACTCATATGAAAACCGTAAAATTCAACTAAACCGAAAGGAAGGGGCTCATCAAATATGATGTTGCCCTATATTTGTCATAGTTTCACGTCTTGTGAGACTCCTCGCTCTAGGCTTGTTTGGAAGTTCCTTGTGATATAGCCAGGGAAGGAAACCCTTGGTGTTTTTTTCATGGTGGCTAATAATTCACTCGTTTTCCTTGGATATATTCCCTGCCACTATTTGTCAACAAACTCTTACGTGGAGACGACACCATTGTCGACAGCATCAAGGAACCTTCCCTCCCAGTGAAGCCACCATACCTAGTCGGTAAGGAGCTGAGAGATCAATGGAATAGAGTGTATACAACCAATGCGACACCTAGAATCCAACAATCCAGACTCACTTCCTTGCTATAGCCTCGACCTCGTGGCTCTCCACCTTGGTGGCATCATCGTACCCAGTGACATAGTTGTGTAGCCCCACGAAGGTTACCTTTGACATGATGGAGTTGACAACGGCAGCCCCAACCATGTTGGTCGTGCTAAGCACCATGCCACCTACGAACGCCATGGCCCTAGAGCCCCATCTGCCTAGAGTCCAATATCGTACCCTGTTGGCTCCACCACGACGACCACCAACAGCTCCACCGTTATCCTCACCGCAGGCGACAACACCTCCACTAGTGGCTGC is part of the Oryza brachyantha chromosome 2, ObraRS2, whole genome shotgun sequence genome and encodes:
- the LOC102705138 gene encoding 19.0 kDa class II heat shock protein-like encodes the protein MEFSLVGGGGEPFPTSAAAVLQQLLDLPDELERQLNPPTRAYVRDRRAMANTPMDVKELPSGALVLAVDMPGVSPADVRVQVEEGNVLTISGERKRPGDAGDGKAADAVKYLRMERRMGKFMRKFPLPESADLDSVRAEYKDGVLTVTVHKKPPPEPKKPRVVEVKAGDGEPKDK